The following proteins are co-located in the Osmia lignaria lignaria isolate PbOS001 chromosome 12, iyOsmLign1, whole genome shotgun sequence genome:
- the nAChRbeta2 gene encoding nicotinic acetylcholine receptor beta2 isoform X4 — MRILTISVIFNTLNIIYGTAGTKTFEANPDTKRLYDDLLSNYNRLIRPVINNTETLTVWLGLKLSQLIEMNLKNQVMTTNVWVEQKWFDYKLRWEPEDYGGVEMLYVPSENIWLPDIVLYNNADGNYEVTLMTKATLKYTGEVSWKPPAIYKSSCEINVEYFPFDEQSCIMKFGSWTYNGAQVDLKHMKQEPGSNLVATGIDLSDFYLSVEWDILEVPASRNEEYYPCCTEPYSDITFNITMRRKTLFYTVNLIIPCVGITFLTVLVFYLPSDSGEKVSLCSSILLSLTVFFLLLAEIIPPTSLAIPLLGKYLLFTMILVTLSIWITVCVLNVHFRSPSTHNMSPWVRQVFLNWMPRILMMRRTPYSTPEYDDTYMDSGYTNEIDFSVSDYPLELKGSPDGFESVTSQYKNIREDDARHIPHASVTDSENTMPRHLSPDVISALKGVRFIAQHIKNADKDNEVIEDWKFVAMVLDRLFLWVFTLACIGGTLGIIFQAPSLYDTREPVDQQLSGITLRNYMYPNLDVILQEE, encoded by the exons atgcgAATATTGACGATCAGTGTTATATTTAATACTCTTAATATCATATACG GTACTGCCGGAACGAAGACTTTTGAGGCAAATCCCGATACGAAAAGGCTTTACGATGATTTACTGTCGAACTATAACAGACTTATCCGCCCTGTCATCAATAACACTGAAACCTTAACAGTTTGGCTCGGGTTAAAGCTATCTCAATTAATCGAAATg AATCTGAAAAATCAAGTGATGACTACGAATGTCTGGGTGGAACAG AAATGGTTTGATTATAAACTACGATGGGAACCAGAAGATTACGGCGGCGTGGAAATGCTATACGTGCCTTCCGAAAATATTTGGCTGCCAGATATCGTCTTATACAATAA tGCCGATGGCAATTACGAAGTGACGCTTATGACAAAAGCAACCTTAAAGTACACCGGTGAAGTATCCTGGAAACCACCAGCGATCTATAAATCATCGTGCGAAATTAACGTGGAATACTTTCCATTTGACGAACAATCATGCATCATGAAATTCGGTTCTTGGACATATAATGGCGCTCAG GTGGATCTTAAACATATGAAACAAGAGCCTGGTAGCAACTTAGTTGCAACAGGGATAGACTTGAGCGACTTTTATTTGTCAGTAGAATGGGACATTTTAGAAGTACCAGCGTCGAGGAACGAAGAGTATTATCCCTGTTGCACGGAGCCCTATTCTG AtatcacatttaatatcacaatGCGGAGGAAGACGTTATTCTATACAGTCAATCTGATCATTCCTTGCGTGGGTATCACGTTCCTTACGGTGCTTGTCTTTTACCTTCCAAGCGACTCAGGTGAAAAA GTATCGCTGTGTTCTTCCATTTTACTCTCATTGACGgtgttctttttattattagcggAAATTATACCCCCTACATCGCTAGCCATTCCACTTTTAGGAAAATACTTGTTATTCACTATGATCTTAGTCACTTTGTCGATATGGATCACTGTATGCGTATTGAATGTTCATTTCCG ATCCCCGTCCACGCACAATATGTCGCCATGGGTCAGACAAGTATTCTTAAATTGGATGCCGCGAATTTTAATGATGCGTCGAACACCGTATTCGACCCCAGAATACGACGACACGTACATGGATAGTGGATATACTAATGAAATAGATTTTAG CGTCAGCGACTACCCTTTGGAATTAAAAGGAAGTCCAGATGGATTTGAAAGCGTCACCTCCCAGTACAAGAATATAAGAGAGGATGACGCTCGTCATATTCCACATGCATCCG TCACTGACAGTGAAAATACGATGCCGAGACACTTATCCCCAGACGTCATATCAGCTctcaagggtgtgcgttttatTGCTCAACATATAAAGAATGCAGATAAGGATAACGAA GTTATAGAAGATTGGAAATTTGTAGCTATGGTTTTAGATAGACTTTTTCTTTGGGTTTTTACATTAGCGTGTATCGGAGGAACGCTTGGTATAATATTTCAAGCTCCAAGTTTATATGATACAAGAGAACCTGTGGACCAACAACTTTCTGGAATAACACTTCGCAATTATATGTATCCAAATCTAGACGTGATTTTGCAAGAAGAATAA
- the nAChRbeta2 gene encoding nicotinic acetylcholine receptor beta2 isoform X5 has product MRILTISVIFNTLNIIYGTAGTKTFEANPDTKRLYDDLLSNYNRLIRPVINNTETLTVWLGLKLSQLIEMNLKNQVMTTNVWVEQKWFDYKLRWEPEDYGGVEMLYVPSENIWLPDIVLYNNADGNYEVTLMTKATLKYTGEVSWKPPAIYKSSCEINVEYFPFDEQSCIMKFGSWTYNGAQVDLKHMKQEPGSNLVATGIDLSDFYLSVEWDILEVPASRNEEYYPCCTEPYSDITFNITMRRKTLFYTVNLIIPCVGITFLTVLVFYLPSDSGEKKLICFRYRCVLPFYSH; this is encoded by the exons atgcgAATATTGACGATCAGTGTTATATTTAATACTCTTAATATCATATACG GTACTGCCGGAACGAAGACTTTTGAGGCAAATCCCGATACGAAAAGGCTTTACGATGATTTACTGTCGAACTATAACAGACTTATCCGCCCTGTCATCAATAACACTGAAACCTTAACAGTTTGGCTCGGGTTAAAGCTATCTCAATTAATCGAAATg AATCTGAAAAATCAAGTGATGACTACGAATGTCTGGGTGGAACAG AAATGGTTTGATTATAAACTACGATGGGAACCAGAAGATTACGGCGGCGTGGAAATGCTATACGTGCCTTCCGAAAATATTTGGCTGCCAGATATCGTCTTATACAATAA tGCCGATGGCAATTACGAAGTGACGCTTATGACAAAAGCAACCTTAAAGTACACCGGTGAAGTATCCTGGAAACCACCAGCGATCTATAAATCATCGTGCGAAATTAACGTGGAATACTTTCCATTTGACGAACAATCATGCATCATGAAATTCGGTTCTTGGACATATAATGGCGCTCAG GTGGATCTTAAACATATGAAACAAGAGCCTGGTAGCAACTTAGTTGCAACAGGGATAGACTTGAGCGACTTTTATTTGTCAGTAGAATGGGACATTTTAGAAGTACCAGCGTCGAGGAACGAAGAGTATTATCCCTGTTGCACGGAGCCCTATTCTG AtatcacatttaatatcacaatGCGGAGGAAGACGTTATTCTATACAGTCAATCTGATCATTCCTTGCGTGGGTATCACGTTCCTTACGGTGCTTGTCTTTTACCTTCCAAGCGACTCAGGTGAAAAA AAATTGATATGTTTCAGGTATCGCTGTGTTCTTCCATTTTACTCTCATTGA
- the nAChRbeta2 gene encoding nicotinic acetylcholine receptor beta2 isoform X1 — translation MRILTISVIFNTLNIIYGTAGTKTFEANPDTKRLYDDLLSNYNRLIRPVINNTETLTVWLGLKLSQLIEMNLKNQVMTTNVWVEQVRSQLLNKRSISILYIDLFVCLQKWFDYKLRWEPEDYGGVEMLYVPSENIWLPDIVLYNNADGNYEVTLMTKATLKYTGEVSWKPPAIYKSSCEINVEYFPFDEQSCIMKFGSWTYNGAQVDLKHMKQEPGSNLVATGIDLSDFYLSVEWDILEVPASRNEEYYPCCTEPYSDITFNITMRRKTLFYTVNLIIPCVGITFLTVLVFYLPSDSGEKVSLCSSILLSLTVFFLLLAEIIPPTSLAIPLLGKYLLFTMILVTLSIWITVCVLNVHFRSPSTHNMSPWVRQVFLNWMPRILMMRRTPYSTPEYDDTYMDSGYTNEIDFSFYDSVSDYPLELKGSPDGFESVTSQYKNIREDDARHIPHASVTDSENTMPRHLSPDVISALKGVRFIAQHIKNADKDNEVIEDWKFVAMVLDRLFLWVFTLACIGGTLGIIFQAPSLYDTREPVDQQLSGITLRNYMYPNLDVILQEE, via the exons atgcgAATATTGACGATCAGTGTTATATTTAATACTCTTAATATCATATACG GTACTGCCGGAACGAAGACTTTTGAGGCAAATCCCGATACGAAAAGGCTTTACGATGATTTACTGTCGAACTATAACAGACTTATCCGCCCTGTCATCAATAACACTGAAACCTTAACAGTTTGGCTCGGGTTAAAGCTATCTCAATTAATCGAAATg AATCTGAAAAATCAAGTGATGACTACGAATGTCTGGGTGGAACAGGTAAGATCTCagcttttaaataaaagaagcaTAAGTATTTTATATATTGATCTATTTGTGTGTCTGCAGAAATGGTTTGATTATAAACTACGATGGGAACCAGAAGATTACGGCGGCGTGGAAATGCTATACGTGCCTTCCGAAAATATTTGGCTGCCAGATATCGTCTTATACAATAA tGCCGATGGCAATTACGAAGTGACGCTTATGACAAAAGCAACCTTAAAGTACACCGGTGAAGTATCCTGGAAACCACCAGCGATCTATAAATCATCGTGCGAAATTAACGTGGAATACTTTCCATTTGACGAACAATCATGCATCATGAAATTCGGTTCTTGGACATATAATGGCGCTCAG GTGGATCTTAAACATATGAAACAAGAGCCTGGTAGCAACTTAGTTGCAACAGGGATAGACTTGAGCGACTTTTATTTGTCAGTAGAATGGGACATTTTAGAAGTACCAGCGTCGAGGAACGAAGAGTATTATCCCTGTTGCACGGAGCCCTATTCTG AtatcacatttaatatcacaatGCGGAGGAAGACGTTATTCTATACAGTCAATCTGATCATTCCTTGCGTGGGTATCACGTTCCTTACGGTGCTTGTCTTTTACCTTCCAAGCGACTCAGGTGAAAAA GTATCGCTGTGTTCTTCCATTTTACTCTCATTGACGgtgttctttttattattagcggAAATTATACCCCCTACATCGCTAGCCATTCCACTTTTAGGAAAATACTTGTTATTCACTATGATCTTAGTCACTTTGTCGATATGGATCACTGTATGCGTATTGAATGTTCATTTCCG ATCCCCGTCCACGCACAATATGTCGCCATGGGTCAGACAAGTATTCTTAAATTGGATGCCGCGAATTTTAATGATGCGTCGAACACCGTATTCGACCCCAGAATACGACGACACGTACATGGATAGTGGATATACTAATGAAATAGATTTTAG TTTTTATGATAGCGTCAGCGACTACCCTTTGGAATTAAAAGGAAGTCCAGATGGATTTGAAAGCGTCACCTCCCAGTACAAGAATATAAGAGAGGATGACGCTCGTCATATTCCACATGCATCCG TCACTGACAGTGAAAATACGATGCCGAGACACTTATCCCCAGACGTCATATCAGCTctcaagggtgtgcgttttatTGCTCAACATATAAAGAATGCAGATAAGGATAACGAA GTTATAGAAGATTGGAAATTTGTAGCTATGGTTTTAGATAGACTTTTTCTTTGGGTTTTTACATTAGCGTGTATCGGAGGAACGCTTGGTATAATATTTCAAGCTCCAAGTTTATATGATACAAGAGAACCTGTGGACCAACAACTTTCTGGAATAACACTTCGCAATTATATGTATCCAAATCTAGACGTGATTTTGCAAGAAGAATAA
- the nAChRbeta2 gene encoding nicotinic acetylcholine receptor beta2 isoform X3 yields MRILTISVIFNTLNIIYGTAGTKTFEANPDTKRLYDDLLSNYNRLIRPVINNTETLTVWLGLKLSQLIEMNLKNQVMTTNVWVEQKWFDYKLRWEPEDYGGVEMLYVPSENIWLPDIVLYNNADGNYEVTLMTKATLKYTGEVSWKPPAIYKSSCEINVEYFPFDEQSCIMKFGSWTYNGAQVDLKHMKQEPGSNLVATGIDLSDFYLSVEWDILEVPASRNEEYYPCCTEPYSDITFNITMRRKTLFYTVNLIIPCVGITFLTVLVFYLPSDSGEKVSLCSSILLSLTVFFLLLAEIIPPTSLAIPLLGKYLLFTMILVTLSIWITVCVLNVHFRSPSTHNMSPWVRQVFLNWMPRILMMRRTPYSTPEYDDTYMDSGYTNEIDFSFYDSVSDYPLELKGSPDGFESVTSQYKNIREDDARHIPHASVTDSENTMPRHLSPDVISALKGVRFIAQHIKNADKDNEVIEDWKFVAMVLDRLFLWVFTLACIGGTLGIIFQAPSLYDTREPVDQQLSGITLRNYMYPNLDVILQEE; encoded by the exons atgcgAATATTGACGATCAGTGTTATATTTAATACTCTTAATATCATATACG GTACTGCCGGAACGAAGACTTTTGAGGCAAATCCCGATACGAAAAGGCTTTACGATGATTTACTGTCGAACTATAACAGACTTATCCGCCCTGTCATCAATAACACTGAAACCTTAACAGTTTGGCTCGGGTTAAAGCTATCTCAATTAATCGAAATg AATCTGAAAAATCAAGTGATGACTACGAATGTCTGGGTGGAACAG AAATGGTTTGATTATAAACTACGATGGGAACCAGAAGATTACGGCGGCGTGGAAATGCTATACGTGCCTTCCGAAAATATTTGGCTGCCAGATATCGTCTTATACAATAA tGCCGATGGCAATTACGAAGTGACGCTTATGACAAAAGCAACCTTAAAGTACACCGGTGAAGTATCCTGGAAACCACCAGCGATCTATAAATCATCGTGCGAAATTAACGTGGAATACTTTCCATTTGACGAACAATCATGCATCATGAAATTCGGTTCTTGGACATATAATGGCGCTCAG GTGGATCTTAAACATATGAAACAAGAGCCTGGTAGCAACTTAGTTGCAACAGGGATAGACTTGAGCGACTTTTATTTGTCAGTAGAATGGGACATTTTAGAAGTACCAGCGTCGAGGAACGAAGAGTATTATCCCTGTTGCACGGAGCCCTATTCTG AtatcacatttaatatcacaatGCGGAGGAAGACGTTATTCTATACAGTCAATCTGATCATTCCTTGCGTGGGTATCACGTTCCTTACGGTGCTTGTCTTTTACCTTCCAAGCGACTCAGGTGAAAAA GTATCGCTGTGTTCTTCCATTTTACTCTCATTGACGgtgttctttttattattagcggAAATTATACCCCCTACATCGCTAGCCATTCCACTTTTAGGAAAATACTTGTTATTCACTATGATCTTAGTCACTTTGTCGATATGGATCACTGTATGCGTATTGAATGTTCATTTCCG ATCCCCGTCCACGCACAATATGTCGCCATGGGTCAGACAAGTATTCTTAAATTGGATGCCGCGAATTTTAATGATGCGTCGAACACCGTATTCGACCCCAGAATACGACGACACGTACATGGATAGTGGATATACTAATGAAATAGATTTTAG TTTTTATGATAGCGTCAGCGACTACCCTTTGGAATTAAAAGGAAGTCCAGATGGATTTGAAAGCGTCACCTCCCAGTACAAGAATATAAGAGAGGATGACGCTCGTCATATTCCACATGCATCCG TCACTGACAGTGAAAATACGATGCCGAGACACTTATCCCCAGACGTCATATCAGCTctcaagggtgtgcgttttatTGCTCAACATATAAAGAATGCAGATAAGGATAACGAA GTTATAGAAGATTGGAAATTTGTAGCTATGGTTTTAGATAGACTTTTTCTTTGGGTTTTTACATTAGCGTGTATCGGAGGAACGCTTGGTATAATATTTCAAGCTCCAAGTTTATATGATACAAGAGAACCTGTGGACCAACAACTTTCTGGAATAACACTTCGCAATTATATGTATCCAAATCTAGACGTGATTTTGCAAGAAGAATAA
- the nAChRbeta2 gene encoding nicotinic acetylcholine receptor beta2 isoform X2: MRILTISVIFNTLNIIYGTAGTKTFEANPDTKRLYDDLLSNYNRLIRPVINNTETLTVWLGLKLSQLIEMNLKNQVMTTNVWVEQVRSQLLNKRSISILYIDLFVCLQKWFDYKLRWEPEDYGGVEMLYVPSENIWLPDIVLYNNADGNYEVTLMTKATLKYTGEVSWKPPAIYKSSCEINVEYFPFDEQSCIMKFGSWTYNGAQVDLKHMKQEPGSNLVATGIDLSDFYLSVEWDILEVPASRNEEYYPCCTEPYSDITFNITMRRKTLFYTVNLIIPCVGITFLTVLVFYLPSDSGEKVSLCSSILLSLTVFFLLLAEIIPPTSLAIPLLGKYLLFTMILVTLSIWITVCVLNVHFRSPSTHNMSPWVRQVFLNWMPRILMMRRTPYSTPEYDDTYMDSGYTNEIDFSVSDYPLELKGSPDGFESVTSQYKNIREDDARHIPHASVTDSENTMPRHLSPDVISALKGVRFIAQHIKNADKDNEVIEDWKFVAMVLDRLFLWVFTLACIGGTLGIIFQAPSLYDTREPVDQQLSGITLRNYMYPNLDVILQEE, from the exons atgcgAATATTGACGATCAGTGTTATATTTAATACTCTTAATATCATATACG GTACTGCCGGAACGAAGACTTTTGAGGCAAATCCCGATACGAAAAGGCTTTACGATGATTTACTGTCGAACTATAACAGACTTATCCGCCCTGTCATCAATAACACTGAAACCTTAACAGTTTGGCTCGGGTTAAAGCTATCTCAATTAATCGAAATg AATCTGAAAAATCAAGTGATGACTACGAATGTCTGGGTGGAACAGGTAAGATCTCagcttttaaataaaagaagcaTAAGTATTTTATATATTGATCTATTTGTGTGTCTGCAGAAATGGTTTGATTATAAACTACGATGGGAACCAGAAGATTACGGCGGCGTGGAAATGCTATACGTGCCTTCCGAAAATATTTGGCTGCCAGATATCGTCTTATACAATAA tGCCGATGGCAATTACGAAGTGACGCTTATGACAAAAGCAACCTTAAAGTACACCGGTGAAGTATCCTGGAAACCACCAGCGATCTATAAATCATCGTGCGAAATTAACGTGGAATACTTTCCATTTGACGAACAATCATGCATCATGAAATTCGGTTCTTGGACATATAATGGCGCTCAG GTGGATCTTAAACATATGAAACAAGAGCCTGGTAGCAACTTAGTTGCAACAGGGATAGACTTGAGCGACTTTTATTTGTCAGTAGAATGGGACATTTTAGAAGTACCAGCGTCGAGGAACGAAGAGTATTATCCCTGTTGCACGGAGCCCTATTCTG AtatcacatttaatatcacaatGCGGAGGAAGACGTTATTCTATACAGTCAATCTGATCATTCCTTGCGTGGGTATCACGTTCCTTACGGTGCTTGTCTTTTACCTTCCAAGCGACTCAGGTGAAAAA GTATCGCTGTGTTCTTCCATTTTACTCTCATTGACGgtgttctttttattattagcggAAATTATACCCCCTACATCGCTAGCCATTCCACTTTTAGGAAAATACTTGTTATTCACTATGATCTTAGTCACTTTGTCGATATGGATCACTGTATGCGTATTGAATGTTCATTTCCG ATCCCCGTCCACGCACAATATGTCGCCATGGGTCAGACAAGTATTCTTAAATTGGATGCCGCGAATTTTAATGATGCGTCGAACACCGTATTCGACCCCAGAATACGACGACACGTACATGGATAGTGGATATACTAATGAAATAGATTTTAG CGTCAGCGACTACCCTTTGGAATTAAAAGGAAGTCCAGATGGATTTGAAAGCGTCACCTCCCAGTACAAGAATATAAGAGAGGATGACGCTCGTCATATTCCACATGCATCCG TCACTGACAGTGAAAATACGATGCCGAGACACTTATCCCCAGACGTCATATCAGCTctcaagggtgtgcgttttatTGCTCAACATATAAAGAATGCAGATAAGGATAACGAA GTTATAGAAGATTGGAAATTTGTAGCTATGGTTTTAGATAGACTTTTTCTTTGGGTTTTTACATTAGCGTGTATCGGAGGAACGCTTGGTATAATATTTCAAGCTCCAAGTTTATATGATACAAGAGAACCTGTGGACCAACAACTTTCTGGAATAACACTTCGCAATTATATGTATCCAAATCTAGACGTGATTTTGCAAGAAGAATAA